A single window of Leptolyngbya ohadii IS1 DNA harbors:
- a CDS encoding MBL fold metallo-hydrolase: MVELECLPYGAGQQEEGVCLLVRMGSHRILLDCGLTNVAPLIQNAGKKPPADLVICSHAHPDHAKGLLDLHRAFPQMPIYASEVTTQLLSLNWLDQAEVPTFCHALPWRSPVEFREGLSAELIPAGHLPGAAAVLITYTTPERSYTLFYTGDFLLSNSRLVDGLPLEELRGLKPDVLILEGSYGTARYPHRRQQENQLAERIHHAIAEGQSVLLPTPTLGLGQEILMLLRSHHHFTGRDVDIWVAGSVALGCNAYLEMLSHFPSSVQNFARHQPLFWDERIRPRVRPLELKRNGNGSTAMNRFPCIVITDQEADLSDYCVPDSGPWLLLVPQQFGRSAINPDLLQMLEDSPTLNRLLQSGQLAIESYFLGDHCDGTGTTQLIHNLRPQHVIFVHGSPAYLGDLTSLEELQNRYHLHTPAAGVKVELPIGETFIQPAAPDARYEGELSEQETAVTIVLPEAVTSDPRWQNFADTGLIEARWQGEELILRGLRQRELLNQSNESSVLRDVECCENCLHFRGQRCWNQASPLFGFKVTPEGYCPGFSAAPPRRDDR; encoded by the coding sequence GTGGTCGAACTGGAATGCTTACCCTACGGAGCGGGACAACAGGAAGAAGGCGTTTGCCTACTGGTGCGGATGGGGTCGCATCGGATTCTTCTGGACTGCGGGCTAACGAATGTTGCACCCCTGATTCAGAATGCGGGTAAAAAGCCGCCTGCCGATCTGGTGATCTGCTCCCACGCCCATCCCGACCATGCGAAGGGACTACTAGACCTGCACCGGGCGTTTCCCCAAATGCCCATCTATGCCAGCGAAGTCACCACTCAGCTTCTGTCGCTCAATTGGCTCGACCAGGCAGAGGTTCCTACGTTTTGTCACGCTTTGCCCTGGCGATCGCCCGTTGAATTTCGAGAAGGACTCAGCGCAGAACTGATTCCGGCGGGTCATTTGCCCGGTGCGGCGGCGGTTTTGATTACCTATACCACCCCGGAGCGATCGTACACGCTGTTTTACACCGGGGACTTTTTGCTATCGAATTCCCGCCTCGTAGACGGTTTGCCCCTGGAGGAACTGCGCGGACTCAAGCCCGATGTGCTGATTCTGGAAGGCAGCTATGGCACAGCCCGCTATCCCCACCGCAGACAGCAAGAAAACCAGCTTGCCGAGCGAATTCACCACGCGATCGCCGAGGGTCAGTCTGTCCTGTTGCCGACACCCACGCTGGGACTGGGGCAGGAAATTCTGATGCTGTTGCGAAGTCACCACCATTTCACCGGACGGGATGTAGATATTTGGGTGGCGGGAAGTGTGGCGCTGGGCTGTAATGCTTATCTGGAAATGCTGTCCCACTTTCCTAGCTCTGTCCAGAATTTTGCCCGTCATCAGCCTCTCTTCTGGGATGAGCGAATCCGTCCCCGTGTCCGACCGCTGGAACTGAAGCGGAACGGCAATGGCTCCACCGCCATGAATCGGTTTCCCTGTATTGTGATCACCGATCAGGAAGCGGATCTGAGCGATTACTGTGTGCCCGATAGCGGTCCCTGGCTGTTGCTTGTGCCTCAGCAGTTTGGACGATCGGCAATCAATCCCGATCTGCTGCAAATGCTGGAGGATTCCCCAACCCTAAATCGGCTGCTGCAAAGCGGACAGTTGGCGATCGAGTCTTATTTCCTGGGGGATCACTGCGACGGCACGGGAACGACCCAGCTTATTCATAACCTGCGTCCGCAGCACGTTATTTTTGTGCATGGCTCTCCGGCGTACCTGGGCGACCTCACCAGCCTGGAGGAACTGCAAAACCGGTATCACCTGCATACACCTGCTGCCGGAGTGAAGGTCGAACTGCCGATCGGCGAAACATTCATTCAGCCCGCCGCCCCCGATGCCCGCTACGAAGGGGAACTCTCCGAGCAGGAAACCGCTGTAACGATCGTTCTCCCAGAAGCCGTTACCTCCGATCCCCGCTGGCAGAATTTTGCCGATACGGGTCTGATCGAGGCTCGCTGGCAGGGAGAAGAACTGATTTTGCGCGGCTTGCGTCAGCGGGAATTGCTCAACCAGAGCAACGAATCCAGTGTGCTGCGGGACGTCGAATGCTGCGAAAACTGCCTTCACTTTCGCGGACAGCGCTGCTGGAATCAGGCTTCCCCTCTGTTTGGCTTTAAAGTCACGCCCGAAGGGTACTGTCCCGGCTTTAGTGCGGCTCCCCCCCGAAGAGACGATCGCTAG
- the moeB gene encoding molybdopterin-synthase adenylyltransferase MoeB, giving the protein MLNPNLDDIQLTKDDYERYSRHLILPEIGLEGQKRLKAASVLCIGTGGLGSPLLLYLAAAGIGRIGIVDFDVVDFSNLQRQVIHGTSWVGKPKIQSAKDRILEINPYCQVDLYETRLSSENALAIIEPYDIVVDGTDNFPTRYLVNDACVLAGKPNVYGSIFRFEGQATVFNYQDGPNYRDLYPEPPPPGLVPSCAEGGVLGILPGLIGVVQATETVKIITGVGQTLSGRLLLYNALNMTFRELKLRPNPVRPVIDKLIDYEEFCGIPQAQAAEAQQQAAMEEITVKQLKEILDSGASDYVLLDVRNPNEYEIAKIPGSVLVPLPDIENGNGVDKVKELVNGHKLIVHCKMGGRSAKAVGILKEAGISGINVKGGINAWSQEVDPSVPQY; this is encoded by the coding sequence ATGCTGAATCCGAATCTGGATGACATTCAACTGACAAAAGACGACTACGAACGCTATTCGCGTCACCTGATCCTGCCGGAGATCGGGCTAGAGGGGCAAAAACGCCTGAAAGCCGCGAGTGTTCTGTGTATCGGTACGGGCGGACTCGGCTCTCCTCTGCTGCTCTATTTGGCGGCGGCAGGCATTGGGCGAATCGGCATCGTAGACTTCGATGTAGTCGATTTCTCGAACCTTCAGCGGCAGGTGATCCACGGAACTTCCTGGGTCGGCAAGCCCAAAATTCAGTCTGCAAAAGATCGCATTCTGGAAATCAATCCCTACTGTCAGGTAGACCTCTACGAAACGCGGCTGTCCTCTGAAAATGCGCTGGCTATTATCGAACCCTACGACATTGTGGTAGACGGCACAGACAACTTCCCGACCCGCTATCTGGTCAACGATGCCTGTGTGCTGGCAGGGAAGCCAAACGTTTACGGCTCCATCTTCCGGTTTGAAGGACAGGCAACCGTCTTCAACTATCAGGATGGACCCAACTATCGCGACCTGTATCCCGAACCCCCGCCACCCGGACTGGTTCCTTCCTGCGCGGAAGGCGGCGTACTGGGTATTCTCCCTGGGCTGATTGGCGTGGTACAGGCAACGGAAACGGTGAAAATCATTACGGGCGTGGGGCAAACCCTCAGCGGTCGGCTCCTGCTCTACAACGCGCTGAACATGACCTTCCGGGAGCTAAAACTGCGTCCCAATCCCGTGCGTCCCGTGATCGACAAGCTGATTGACTACGAAGAGTTTTGCGGCATTCCCCAAGCACAAGCAGCAGAAGCACAGCAACAGGCAGCGATGGAAGAAATCACCGTTAAACAGCTCAAGGAAATCCTCGACAGCGGCGCATCGGACTACGTGCTGCTTGATGTTCGCAATCCAAACGAATACGAGATCGCTAAAATTCCCGGCTCGGTGCTAGTTCCCCTGCCCGACATCGAAAATGGCAACGGCGTGGATAAGGTGAAGGAACTCGTTAACGGTCACAAGCTAATTGTTCACTGCAAAATGGGCGGACGATCGGCTAAGGCAGTTGGCATTCTAAAAGAAGCGGGGATCAGCGGCATCAACGTGAAGGGCGGCATCAATGCCTGGAGTCAGGAAGTTGATCCTTCTGTGCCGCAGTATTAA
- a CDS encoding Mov34/MPN/PAD-1 family protein, with amino-acid sequence MLYLTEAQLRQIQNHAERTYPEECCGLLLGQIKGEVDRSPNPSPHKQITEIWETHNAWTPETTADLALQIPAAQITEGAKLDRYWIDPKDLLKAQRYCRDRGWSVLGIYHSHPDHVALPSECDRLLAWAEYVYIIVSVHQGKTQDVRGWQLDENHQFQPVELLTTETDLPQHS; translated from the coding sequence ATGCTCTATCTCACCGAAGCCCAACTGCGCCAGATCCAGAACCACGCAGAACGCACCTATCCCGAAGAATGCTGTGGCTTGCTGCTTGGACAGATCAAGGGTGAAGTCGATCGATCGCCCAACCCATCCCCTCACAAACAAATTACCGAAATCTGGGAGACTCATAACGCCTGGACTCCAGAAACCACTGCCGATCTCGCCCTCCAGATCCCCGCTGCCCAAATTACCGAAGGCGCAAAGCTCGATCGCTACTGGATTGATCCGAAGGATTTACTCAAAGCACAGCGATATTGCCGCGATCGGGGTTGGTCTGTCCTGGGGATCTACCACTCTCACCCAGATCATGTGGCATTGCCTTCAGAGTGCGATCGGCTCCTCGCCTGGGCGGAATATGTGTACATCATCGTGTCCGTGCATCAGGGCAAAACCCAGGACGTTCGCGGTTGGCAGCTTGACGAAAATCACCAGTTTCAGCCCGTAGAACTGTTAACTACCGAGACGGATTTGCCTCAGCACAGCTAA
- a CDS encoding Gfo/Idh/MocA family protein, with the protein MTAYISRSSAVIPSAAIQSALIQTEHPSTLRKTVKLAVIGAGRWGTHLVRNFLALPQAELVAVVDPNGEQLQSLPQRLGDDGSLDNRLLLTDWRAALDLPDLDAIVVATPAISHFPLIEAALLRGCHVLAEKPLTIDPAEARQLCQLAVRQQRQLVVDHTYLFHPAVQQGRQMIRAGELGELRYGYASRTHLGPVRQDVDALWDLAVHDIAIFNSWTGETPIAVQAQGMNWLQSGIADLVWVKLTYPNGFEAIIHLCWSNPDKQRRLCMVGDRGTLVFDELTPNSPLTFLPGNFENNCEKNAPFNPIVLSPQVIAIEPVEPLQQVCHHFLDCVESNQPSDISSGELGADLVEILAALTQSINQKGQLVSLRSDRSNRSGI; encoded by the coding sequence ATGACAGCCTACATTTCGCGATCGTCTGCTGTTATTCCGAGTGCCGCTATCCAAAGTGCGCTAATCCAGACCGAACACCCCTCTACGCTCCGCAAAACCGTCAAACTTGCAGTGATTGGGGCTGGACGGTGGGGAACCCATCTGGTTCGCAATTTTCTCGCCCTGCCGCAGGCGGAACTGGTAGCCGTGGTCGATCCGAATGGGGAACAGCTTCAATCTTTGCCGCAAAGGTTAGGAGACGATGGCAGCCTGGATAATCGCCTGCTGTTAACGGACTGGAGAGCGGCATTAGATTTGCCTGATTTGGATGCGATCGTAGTGGCAACTCCGGCAATCAGCCATTTCCCACTAATTGAGGCAGCTTTGCTGCGGGGTTGTCATGTGCTGGCGGAAAAACCGCTGACGATCGACCCCGCAGAGGCAAGGCAGTTGTGTCAGTTGGCAGTTCGGCAGCAGCGGCAGCTTGTGGTCGATCATACCTATTTGTTTCATCCGGCAGTCCAGCAAGGAAGGCAAATGATTCGCGCAGGGGAATTAGGCGAGTTGCGCTATGGCTATGCCAGTCGGACTCATCTAGGTCCAGTGCGTCAGGATGTGGATGCCCTATGGGATCTGGCGGTGCATGATATTGCGATTTTTAACAGTTGGACAGGGGAAACCCCGATCGCAGTACAAGCACAGGGAATGAACTGGCTGCAATCTGGCATCGCCGATCTAGTCTGGGTCAAACTCACCTATCCCAACGGCTTTGAGGCAATCATTCATCTCTGCTGGAGCAATCCCGATAAGCAGCGTCGTCTCTGTATGGTGGGCGATCGAGGAACGCTGGTCTTTGACGAGCTAACGCCAAATTCCCCCCTGACTTTCCTGCCAGGAAATTTTGAGAATAACTGTGAGAAGAACGCACCGTTTAATCCGATCGTCCTGTCGCCTCAAGTCATCGCGATCGAACCTGTAGAACCCCTTCAGCAGGTATGCCATCATTTTCTCGACTGCGTGGAATCCAATCAACCCTCGGATATTTCATCGGGAGAACTGGGAGCCGATCTGGTGGAAATTTTGGCAGCACTGACGCAATCGATCAATCAGAAGGGTCAACTGGTTTCTCTTCGGTCTGATAGGTCTAATAGATCTGGTATCTAG
- the sds gene encoding solanesyl diphosphate synthase, producing MTSATSLFSPVDADLRLLTENLKQLVGARHPILYAAAEYLFGAGGKRLRPAIVLLVAKATMPGGEITQKHRRLAEITEMIHTASLVHDDVIDESELRRGVPTVNSSFGNRVAVLAGDFLFAQSSWYLANLDNLAVVKLLSEVIRDFAEGEIQQGLNRFDASLSIEAYLEKSYYKTASLMANSAKAAAILSGASETVAQQLYEYGRHLGLAFQIVDDILDFTASSDALGKPAGSDLRSGNLTAPALFAMEEKPYLETLIEREFAEEDDLEQAMALIQDSRGIERSRQLAQDHAQQAMQCLNDLPASDCRQALLELCNYALSRQH from the coding sequence ATGACCTCAGCGACCTCCCTTTTCTCTCCCGTTGACGCAGATCTCCGCCTGCTGACTGAGAACCTGAAGCAACTCGTGGGAGCCAGACATCCAATTCTTTACGCCGCAGCAGAGTATCTTTTTGGGGCGGGAGGAAAGCGGCTCAGACCAGCGATCGTCCTACTGGTGGCAAAAGCAACCATGCCGGGGGGAGAAATCACGCAAAAGCACCGTCGTCTGGCAGAAATCACTGAGATGATTCATACGGCGAGCCTGGTCCATGATGATGTAATCGATGAGTCCGAACTGCGTCGGGGTGTACCCACGGTCAACAGCAGCTTTGGCAATCGGGTAGCGGTGCTGGCAGGGGATTTTCTGTTTGCTCAATCCTCCTGGTATCTGGCGAATCTGGATAACCTGGCAGTCGTGAAGCTGCTTTCCGAAGTGATCCGCGATTTTGCGGAAGGTGAAATTCAGCAGGGTTTAAACCGCTTTGATGCCAGTCTGTCGATCGAGGCGTATCTGGAAAAGAGCTATTACAAGACTGCTTCCCTGATGGCAAACAGCGCCAAAGCCGCAGCCATCCTGAGCGGAGCATCGGAGACCGTAGCGCAGCAGCTTTATGAGTACGGTCGTCATCTGGGCTTGGCGTTTCAGATTGTGGATGACATTCTAGACTTTACGGCTTCTAGCGATGCCCTGGGTAAGCCCGCCGGATCGGATCTGAGAAGCGGAAATCTGACTGCCCCTGCCCTGTTTGCGATGGAGGAAAAGCCGTACCTGGAAACCCTGATCGAGCGGGAATTTGCCGAGGAGGACGATCTGGAACAGGCAATGGCACTCATTCAGGACAGTCGCGGCATCGAGCGATCGCGCCAACTCGCCCAGGATCACGCGCAGCAGGCGATGCAGTGTCTCAACGATCTCCCGGCATCAGACTGTCGGCAGGCACTCCTGGAATTGTGCAACTACGCCCTGAGCCGTCAGCACTAG
- a CDS encoding alternative oxidase, with amino-acid sequence MIRLLVGILVFVINTVYRDRPYPRFYVLETVARVPYFSYLSVLHLYETLGWWRQVDWLKVHFAESWNELHHLLIMEELGGGNFWLDRLLARSVALVYYWIVVALYVVAPRSAYHFMELVEGHAFQTYNKFLKANAAELKAQPAPAIAVKYYRDGDLYMFDEFQSAHAPEERRPQVDNLYDVFLAIRDDEQEHVKTMVACQRSNKAQALSPHAIEKTIEIVTAPADLSSDSQGEAIVEKI; translated from the coding sequence TCCTCGCTTCTATGTGCTGGAAACGGTGGCACGCGTTCCCTACTTCTCTTACCTTTCCGTACTGCACCTTTACGAAACGCTGGGCTGGTGGCGACAGGTAGACTGGCTCAAGGTTCACTTTGCGGAATCCTGGAACGAGCTACACCACCTGCTGATTATGGAAGAACTGGGCGGCGGCAATTTCTGGCTCGATCGTCTGCTGGCTCGTAGCGTTGCCCTGGTTTACTACTGGATTGTTGTCGCTCTCTATGTCGTGGCGCCTCGCTCTGCCTATCACTTCATGGAGCTGGTGGAAGGTCATGCGTTTCAGACCTACAACAAATTCCTCAAAGCCAATGCCGCTGAACTTAAAGCACAGCCCGCTCCGGCGATCGCCGTGAAATATTACCGCGATGGCGACCTGTATATGTTCGATGAGTTCCAGTCTGCCCATGCGCCGGAGGAACGTCGTCCCCAAGTGGACAACCTGTACGATGTCTTCCTGGCAATTCGCGACGATGAACAGGAGCACGTCAAGACGATGGTGGCTTGCCAGCGATCGAATAAAGCACAGGCTTTAAGTCCCCACGCAATCGAAAAGACGATCGAAATTGTGACTGCCCCTGCCGATCTATCATCTGATTCTCAGGGTGAAGCGATCGTTGAAAAAATCTAG
- the sir gene encoding sulfite reductase, ferredoxin dependent — protein sequence MVTTPPRSIPTAPKVSKVEGIKERSNALREPVATEILQDTTHFSEDGIQILKFHGSYQQDNRDNRIKGQEKDYQFMLRTRSPGGFIPAQLYLALDRLSEEYGNHTLRATTRQGFQIHGILKRNLKTVLAEIIRNMGSTLGACGDINRNVMAPPATYKNQPAYMYAREYADRIADLLTPHTGAYYEIWLDGEKAITAEPHPDVIAARQQTREGVAIPNNEEPLYGTYFMPRKFKIAVTVPGDNSVDLFSQDVSLVVILNDRDELEGFNVYAGGGLGRTHNKEETIARAADAIGYVDKDDIYALMQAILATQRDHGDRANRRHARMKYLLHDWGVDKFRETVEGYFGKKIQPFRPLPEFKYEDYLGWHEQGDGKLFLGVSIENGRVKDEGSFRLKTALRLIEEKFALPMRLTPNHNVVLSEIDPAHREEIQGILDRHGIKKETEIDPLVRYSMACPALPTCGLAVTESERILHSVLDRIRALLVKVGLPQESLVTRMTGCPNGCARPYLAELGFVGQSPDRYQIWLGAEPNQTRLSAPYLDNMALDDLEVTLEPLFVYFKQSRNPEESFGDFCHRVGFDALRQFAASYDPTVLETAIEATTGSARQRHRISVRPEIYQRLKGMATEQGKPMTELVNAAIEAYLNGLLS from the coding sequence ATGGTCACAACTCCGCCGCGATCGATTCCTACTGCACCCAAAGTTTCCAAAGTTGAAGGTATTAAGGAGCGCAGCAATGCCCTCCGCGAACCTGTCGCGACCGAGATCCTTCAGGATACGACCCACTTTAGCGAGGACGGAATTCAGATCCTCAAGTTTCACGGCTCCTACCAGCAGGACAACCGCGACAACCGGATAAAAGGGCAGGAGAAGGACTATCAGTTTATGCTGCGAACCCGCAGTCCGGGCGGCTTTATCCCGGCGCAGCTTTATCTGGCACTCGATCGCCTGTCGGAGGAGTACGGCAACCACACCCTGAGAGCGACCACGCGGCAGGGCTTCCAGATCCACGGCATCCTGAAGCGCAACCTGAAAACGGTGCTGGCAGAAATCATCCGCAACATGGGATCAACCCTGGGAGCTTGCGGCGACATTAACCGCAACGTCATGGCTCCACCTGCTACCTATAAGAATCAGCCCGCTTATATGTACGCACGGGAATATGCCGATCGCATTGCGGATCTGCTGACTCCCCACACGGGCGCGTACTACGAGATTTGGCTGGACGGCGAGAAGGCAATTACGGCAGAACCTCATCCGGATGTGATTGCGGCGCGTCAGCAGACCCGCGAAGGGGTGGCAATTCCCAATAATGAAGAACCGCTGTACGGCACGTACTTTATGCCGCGTAAGTTCAAGATTGCCGTGACCGTTCCGGGCGACAACTCGGTGGATCTGTTCTCCCAGGATGTGAGCCTGGTGGTGATCCTGAACGATCGCGATGAGCTGGAAGGCTTCAACGTCTACGCCGGTGGCGGGTTGGGACGGACGCACAACAAGGAAGAAACGATCGCCCGTGCGGCTGATGCGATCGGCTATGTGGACAAGGACGATATCTATGCCCTGATGCAGGCAATCCTCGCAACCCAGCGGGATCATGGTGATCGGGCAAACCGCAGACACGCCCGCATGAAGTACCTGCTGCACGACTGGGGCGTAGACAAGTTCCGCGAAACGGTGGAAGGCTATTTTGGCAAGAAGATTCAGCCGTTTAGACCGCTGCCGGAATTTAAGTACGAAGATTACCTGGGCTGGCACGAACAGGGCGATGGCAAGCTGTTTCTGGGCGTTTCGATCGAGAATGGTCGCGTTAAGGACGAAGGCTCCTTCCGGCTCAAGACTGCCCTGCGCCTGATCGAGGAAAAATTTGCGCTGCCGATGCGCCTCACGCCCAACCACAACGTTGTCCTGTCGGAAATCGACCCGGCACACAGGGAAGAGATCCAGGGCATCCTCGATCGCCACGGGATCAAGAAAGAAACCGAAATCGATCCGCTGGTTCGCTACTCAATGGCTTGCCCTGCGCTGCCGACCTGTGGTTTGGCGGTAACGGAATCCGAGCGGATTCTGCATTCGGTTCTCGATCGCATTCGTGCCCTGCTGGTCAAAGTCGGTCTGCCCCAAGAGTCTCTTGTTACCCGGATGACGGGTTGCCCGAACGGATGTGCCCGTCCCTATCTGGCAGAGCTAGGCTTCGTCGGTCAATCTCCCGATCGCTATCAAATCTGGCTGGGCGCAGAACCAAACCAGACGCGCCTCTCGGCTCCCTATCTGGACAACATGGCTCTTGACGATCTGGAAGTGACGCTGGAACCGCTGTTCGTTTACTTCAAGCAGTCGCGCAATCCAGAGGAAAGCTTTGGGGATTTCTGCCATCGGGTGGGCTTTGATGCCCTGCGGCAATTTGCGGCATCCTACGACCCGACCGTGCTGGAAACGGCGATCGAGGCGACAACGGGTTCCGCTAGACAACGCCACCGGATTTCTGTGCGTCCTGAGATTTACCAGCGGCTCAAGGGCATGGCAACGGAGCAGGGCAAACCGATGACGGAACTGGTGAATGCGGCGATCGAAGCTTACCTGAACGGCTTGCTTTCCTGA
- a CDS encoding pentapeptide repeat-containing protein produces the protein MANSEHLALLKWGAIGWEDWRLHHPQTDPELSEADLRGFDLSRLDLRRATLRRSSLIGANLSQAILRSADLTHANLYEATLTHADLTEADLTDAHLIGAKLNGADLQGAIFRNADLREANLIRADLSLTDLIGADLRKAILRSADLSDANLTRSELSRADLNQANLTSARLSRANAYQTELNRALLPKATLYKTVLVEARLVHAVLIGATLIEAVGDRSDWSWANLSKANLAGASLIRANLRGANLNRASLKGVNLEKANLRGANLTQADLCGANLTNADLTDANLTLARLQNTILPDGFRHY, from the coding sequence ATGGCAAATTCAGAACATCTGGCACTGCTAAAGTGGGGCGCGATTGGCTGGGAAGACTGGCGGCTACATCACCCCCAAACTGATCCCGAACTGAGCGAGGCGGATCTGCGCGGCTTTGATCTGAGCCGTCTAGATTTACGTCGGGCAACCCTGCGGCGATCGTCTCTGATTGGAGCAAACTTGAGTCAGGCAATTTTGCGCTCGGCGGATCTCACCCATGCCAACTTGTATGAAGCAACTCTGACCCACGCGGATCTCACCGAAGCTGACCTGACCGATGCTCACCTGATTGGGGCAAAGCTGAACGGCGCAGACTTACAGGGAGCCATTTTCAGAAATGCCGATCTGCGGGAAGCAAACCTAATTCGGGCAGATCTGAGCCTGACGGATTTAATTGGAGCCGATCTGCGAAAGGCAATCTTACGATCGGCGGATCTCAGCGATGCTAACCTGACGCGATCGGAGTTGAGCCGTGCGGATTTGAATCAGGCAAATCTCACCAGTGCAAGGCTAAGCCGTGCTAATGCCTATCAAACAGAGCTAAATCGTGCCCTATTGCCGAAAGCCACACTGTATAAAACAGTTCTGGTCGAAGCTCGATTAGTTCATGCCGTTCTGATCGGAGCAACACTGATCGAGGCAGTGGGCGATCGATCGGACTGGAGCTGGGCAAATCTGAGTAAGGCAAATCTGGCAGGGGCAAGCCTGATTAGGGCAAACCTGCGGGGGGCGAATCTAAACCGCGCCAGCCTCAAGGGAGTCAACCTGGAGAAAGCCAATTTGCGGGGAGCCAACCTGACTCAGGCAGACCTGTGCGGGGCGAATTTGACAAACGCCGACCTCACGGATGCCAACCTGACGCTGGCACGGCTGCAAAATACGATCCTGCCTGATGGATTCCGCCATTACTAA
- a CDS encoding DNA-3-methyladenine glycosylase — MSSAFFPSSDLPTPNENLPIAPEWLSRPAPEVATDLLGCVLVRQFPDGQTYRGLIVETEAYTPDDPAMHAYRRETDRNRILFGKAGMSYVYRIYGIYHCFNVVTDLEGRPSAVLLRALELDRLPDWTPPTDAAKPHRAAAGPGKLCRILQIDTSLTAQPLAIGNALWLEHRSIKWQAEYDHHQIEFVQTTRIGLTQGVDLPWRWYVKSSKAVSRR, encoded by the coding sequence GTGTCATCTGCCTTTTTCCCATCCTCTGATTTGCCTACTCCCAACGAAAATCTGCCGATTGCCCCAGAATGGCTCTCCCGTCCCGCCCCCGAAGTTGCCACCGATCTGCTGGGCTGTGTGCTGGTGAGACAGTTTCCTGATGGACAAACCTACCGGGGATTAATTGTCGAAACCGAGGCATACACCCCAGACGATCCCGCGATGCACGCCTACCGCCGCGAAACCGATCGCAACCGCATCCTCTTTGGGAAAGCGGGTATGAGCTACGTCTATCGCATCTACGGCATTTACCACTGCTTCAACGTCGTCACTGACCTGGAGGGCAGACCCAGTGCTGTTTTGCTCCGTGCCCTGGAACTCGATCGCCTCCCCGACTGGACACCGCCCACCGATGCCGCCAAACCCCACCGCGCCGCTGCCGGACCCGGAAAACTCTGCCGAATTTTACAAATCGATACCTCTCTCACTGCCCAGCCCCTTGCGATCGGAAATGCCCTCTGGCTGGAGCATCGTTCTATTAAATGGCAAGCAGAATACGATCATCATCAAATCGAATTCGTCCAAACCACCCGAATTGGCTTAACTCAAGGGGTAGACCTCCCCTGGCGGTGGTACGTCAAATCCTCAAAAGCTGTCTCTCGTCGCTAA